Proteins found in one Streptomyces sp. NBC_00461 genomic segment:
- a CDS encoding transglutaminase family protein, which yields MARRLRIKHTTRVSYAQPAASSHNEVRMTPLTLPGQTTLDARVTVSPATATWSYWDYWGTQVTGFDLMDPHGNLTITASSLVETSPADALPAAPTWAKLAELTVNSRLLEFTSPTVRTTVPAKLVKKARKAAAGLDPHDTATAVSALVAGRVSYLPGATSVNTSPAEAWEQGAGVCQDITHLTVALLRGVGLPARYVSGYLHPDREAELHRPVAGQSHAWIEYWAGDWCGYDPTNSTRADESHVVVARGRDYDDVTPHKGIYRGVAGGPPEVSVEFTRVA from the coding sequence ATGGCTCGTCGCCTTCGTATCAAGCACACCACCCGGGTCTCCTACGCCCAGCCCGCGGCCTCCTCGCACAACGAGGTCCGTATGACCCCGCTGACGCTGCCCGGCCAGACCACCCTGGACGCCCGCGTCACCGTGAGCCCCGCGACGGCCACCTGGTCGTACTGGGATTACTGGGGCACCCAGGTCACCGGCTTCGACCTGATGGACCCGCACGGCAACCTCACCATCACCGCCTCCAGCCTGGTCGAGACGTCACCTGCCGACGCGCTCCCGGCGGCGCCCACTTGGGCGAAACTGGCCGAACTCACGGTCAACTCACGCCTGTTGGAGTTCACGAGCCCGACGGTCCGTACGACGGTCCCGGCGAAGCTCGTCAAGAAGGCGCGCAAGGCGGCGGCCGGCCTCGACCCGCACGACACGGCGACGGCCGTGTCCGCGCTGGTCGCCGGCCGGGTGTCCTACCTGCCCGGCGCCACCAGCGTGAACACGTCCCCCGCGGAGGCCTGGGAGCAGGGCGCGGGCGTCTGCCAGGACATCACCCACCTCACCGTCGCCCTGCTGCGGGGCGTGGGACTGCCGGCCCGCTATGTCTCCGGCTACCTCCACCCCGACCGCGAGGCCGAACTCCACCGTCCCGTCGCCGGGCAGAGCCACGCCTGGATCGAGTACTGGGCGGGCGACTGGTGCGGCTACGACCCCACCAACAGCACCCGGGCCGACGAGTCCCACGTCGTGGTGGCCCGAGGCCGCGACTACGACGACGTCACCCCGCACAAGGGCATC